One window of the Flavobacteriales bacterium genome contains the following:
- a CDS encoding four helix bundle protein: MAGKKGRELRVFVSKELIPLLPKSESYLLKDRITRASRSVTANISEGFGRLHDKDRNRFFIH, translated from the coding sequence ATTGCTGGAAAAAAAGGCCGTGAGTTAAGGGTTTTCGTTTCGAAGGAATTAATCCCTCTACTACCAAAAAGTGAGTCTTATCTTCTCAAAGATCGGATTACAAGGGCCTCAAGGTCAGTAACGGCAAATATCTCAGAAGGCTTTGGGCGATTGCACGATAAAGACAGAAACCGGTTTTTCATTCACTAA